From Dasypus novemcinctus isolate mDasNov1 chromosome 8, mDasNov1.1.hap2, whole genome shotgun sequence, the proteins below share one genomic window:
- the LOC101435327 gene encoding olfactory receptor 13C8-like, whose product MERTNESMLTEFVLVGLSAHPKVQTVFFVLVLWMYLMILLGNGVLITVIIYDSHLHTPMYFFLCNLSFLDICYTTCSVPLTLDSFLTVRKRVSFSGCMVQMFLSFATGVTECVLLGMMALDRYVAICYPLRYPVIMSKGTYVPMAAGCWVAGLVDSMVQTSLTIQLPFCANNVIHHFVCEILAILKLACADISTNVISMAGSNLIVLVIPLLVISISYIFIVATILRIPSTEGKRKAFSTCSAHVTVVIIFYGSTLFMYAKPKSKDAADTDNEGVTEALISLFYGVMTPMLNPLIYSLRNKDVKAAVKNILGKKFICDRR is encoded by the coding sequence ATGGAAAGGACCAATGAGTCCATGTTGACAGAATTTGTCCTGGTGGGGCTCTCTGCTCACCCAAAGGTCCAGACAGTTTTCTTTGTGCTAGTTTTATGGATGTACCTGATGATCCTGCTGGGAAATGGAGTCTTAATCACAGTAATCATCTATGATTCTCACCTGCacacccccatgtatttcttcctctgtAATCTTTCCTTCCTGGACATCTGCTACACGACCTGCTCTGTCCCACTAACTCTTGACAGCTTCCTGACAGTAAGAAAAAGGGTTTCCTTCTCAGGGTGCATGGTGCAAATGTTTCTCTCCTTTGCCACAGGGGTCACTGAATGTGTTCTCCTGGGCATGATGGCACTTGACCGCTACGTGGCCATCTGCTACCCACTGAGGTATCCCGTCATCATGAGCAAGGGTACCTATGTGCCCATGGCAGCTGGGTGTTGGGTCGCTGGGCTGGTGGACTCCATGGTGCAGACATCTCTCACGATACAATTACCATTCTGTGCTAATAACGTCATTCACCATTTTGTCTGTGAAATTCTGGCTATCCTGAAACTGGCCTGTGCTGACATTTCCACCAATGTGATCAGCATGGCAGGGTCAAATTTGATTGTTCTGGTGATTCCACTGCTAGTAATTTCCATCTCTTACATTTTTATTGTTGCCACCATTCTGAGGATCCCTTCCACTGAAGGAAAACGTAAGGCTTTCTCCACCTGCTCAGCCCATGTGACAGTGGTGATTATATTCTATGGAAGCACCTTATTCATGTATGCAAAGCCCAAGTCTAAAGATGCTGCTGACACAGATAATGAAGGTGTCACTGAAGCTCTTATCTCCCTCTTCTATGGAGTAATGACACCCATGCTCAATCCCCTCATCTATAGTCTGAGGAACAAGGATGTAAAGGCTGCAGTGAAGAACATACTGGGGAAGAAATTCATCTGTGACAGAAGATGA